One stretch of Nitrosococcus watsonii C-113 DNA includes these proteins:
- a CDS encoding PIN domain-containing protein has translation MTGICFVDTNILVYFRDASEPEKQARSGKWLAELWRLRKGQLSFQVLNEYYVTVTQKLNPGLDSMEARADIRNLIAWQPISINQGLIESAWIIQDQYQFSWWDSLIVSAAQQVNSNYLLTEDLQHEQQLGGVTIINPFIQGPVVLPG, from the coding sequence ATGACCGGGATCTGCTTCGTTGATACTAATATCCTGGTTTATTTTCGTGATGCTTCAGAGCCTGAAAAGCAGGCACGTTCGGGAAAGTGGCTTGCTGAATTATGGCGGCTGCGAAAAGGACAGCTCAGTTTTCAGGTATTGAATGAATATTATGTGACCGTTACTCAGAAGCTTAACCCCGGGCTGGATTCTATGGAGGCGCGGGCAGATATTCGCAATCTTATCGCCTGGCAGCCGATAAGTATCAATCAAGGGCTTATTGAGAGTGCTTGGATAATTCAAGATCAATACCAGTTTTCTTGGTGGGACTCCCTTATCGTTTCGGCGGCGCAACAGGTTAACAGCAATTATCTGTTGACTGAAGATTTGCAACATGAACAGCAACTGGGCGGAGTGACTATCATTAACCCGTTTATCCAGGGCCCCGTCGTGTTGCCCGGCTAA